Proteins from a genomic interval of Helicoverpa zea isolate HzStark_Cry1AcR chromosome 13, ilHelZeax1.1, whole genome shotgun sequence:
- the LOC124636027 gene encoding serine/arginine repetitive matrix protein 1-like — MDSNIKKNPNKKDDREWDADSDCESVSSEETAGDFTVPRSKKDHRVEAFLKRKADDLGSSSGGRGASAKKADRRLVRERGNEGDHQSSSEEDASAFGSDRERRADFAKTVESAFREVTLKRKKANRNSAIEAATASITAAAVSNFGLAPKSELAKLQEQVARLTANLGSLVEENRCLRAKIERMREQEAERSGATPRQPQSSPGESQVLALVRREMAAFQARFSVLEGRVLRPPLAAPKPQAAQRASYAAAAASAPSEPPAAAPIGPPRRAAAQPKPKAATAVRAQRTPMPPPAPVPSSSPVARRPPKPTPSATTSPPTQSEWQVVGEKKKRGKAARKKAQRQRRKERAVAAQLRAPKTAAVVLTLQPDAVKRGVSYRDVLAKAKEAVDLAELAPRRTALHVRLLEGQPNTGCKTCTPPVKTRGKGRPSIVATAAIYAVATAAAPAAAATSGEVAAAAAAAVPAPGPEEEEDVMEF, encoded by the exons atagtaatattaaaaaaaacccaaaCAAAAAAGACGATAGGGAGTGGGATGCGGACTCGGACTGCGAGTCCGTATCCAGTGAGGAAACTGCGGGAGACTTCACAGTCCCCCGCAGCAAGAAGGACCACAGAGTCGAGGCCTTCCTCAAGAGGAAGGCGGACGACCTGGGGTCTTCCTCCGGTGGTCGCGGAGCTTCGGCCAAAAAGGCCGATAGGAGGCTCGTTCGCGAGAGGGGCAACGAAGGAGACCACCAGAGCTCCTCTGAGGAGGACGCATCGGCCTTCGGCTCTGACCGGGAGAGGAGGGCGGACTTCGCGAAGACAGTGGAGTCCGCCTTCAGAGAGGTGACCCTTAAGAGAAAGAAGGCCAATCGTAATAGCGCGATTGAGGCCGCTACCGCCTCCATCACCGCTGCAGCGGTGAGCAACTTTGGCTTGGCTCCCAAGAGCGAGCTGGCCAAGTTGCAGGAGCAGGTAGCTCGCCTCACGGCCAACTTGGGGTCTCTCGTAGAGGAGAATAGATGTCTCCGGGCGAAGATAGAAAGGATGCGCGAGCAGGAGGCGGAGCGAAGCGGGGCCACCCCGCGGCAACCGCAGTCCTCTCCAGGGGAGAGCCAGGTTCTGGCCCTGGTTCGGCgggagatggcggccttccaggctcgCTTCTCCGTCTTGGAGGGCAGAGTTCTGCGCCCTCCCCTCGCGGCGCCGAAGCCCCAAGCAGCCCAAAGGGCCTCTTATGCAGCTGCGGCAGCATCGGCACCGAGCGAACCCCCCGCCGCGGCGCCGATCGGACCGCCCAGGAGGGCAGCCGCCCAGCCGAAGCCAAAGGCTGCAACGGCGGTCCGGGCTCAGAGGACCCCGATGCCACCCCCAGCACCGGTCCCATCGTCATCACCAGTGGCGAGACGCCCCCCAAAGCCGACTCCGTCAGCGACTACTTCCCCTCCCACTCAATccgagtggcaggtggtgggggagAAGAAGAAGAGAGGGAAGGCGGCCAGAAAGAAAGCCCAAAGGCAGCGCCGCAAGGAGCGAGCCGTCGCGGCTCAACTACGCGCCCCTAAGACCGCGGCTGTGGTGctcacactacagccggacgcggtcaagAGGGGCGTAtcgtaccgcgacgtgctcgcTAAGGCAAAGGAGGCGGTGGACCTAGCTGAGCTGG CGCCACGCCGCACTGCACTGCATGTGCGGCTGCTGGAAGGCCAGCCGAACACCGGGTGCAAGACCTGTACCCCACCCGTCAAGACCAGGGGCAAGGGTCGGCCGTCCATCGTCGCCACAGCCGCCATCTACGCGGTGGCCACTGCCGCAGCTCCCgcggccgccgccacctccgGCGAAgtcgctgctgctgctgctgccgcgGTGCCCGCTCCTGGGCCtgaagaggaggaagacgtgatggaatTCTAA